A window from Terriglobales bacterium encodes these proteins:
- a CDS encoding tetratricopeptide repeat protein: MGLHGFFGYGIIFQAIAILHFIRRRPDTYWLWIIIFGSGLGAFIYICVEMLPEIGMVGRSFQIFPRRSRIRRLEALILDNPSAGNYEELADLYFEDGKYERARECYNRSISTRTDSPDPFYRRALCELKLGDYAAAVPDLQHVVGKDPRYDYYRAAGLLADALAKIGQTEAAAAMFERVVQTSTLSETLVNYAEFLKSQGKQAEGREWAQRVLTRKKTLPGYLKRRERPWFRKAAALAK; the protein is encoded by the coding sequence ATGGGACTGCACGGATTCTTTGGATACGGCATCATCTTTCAGGCGATCGCCATCCTCCATTTCATTCGCCGGCGTCCCGATACCTATTGGCTCTGGATCATCATCTTTGGCAGTGGTCTGGGGGCGTTTATCTACATCTGTGTCGAGATGCTGCCCGAGATTGGGATGGTCGGCCGCAGCTTCCAGATATTCCCGCGTCGCAGCCGCATCCGCAGGCTGGAGGCGCTGATTCTCGACAATCCTTCCGCGGGTAATTATGAGGAGCTTGCTGATCTATATTTTGAAGACGGAAAGTACGAACGAGCCCGGGAGTGCTACAACCGATCTATCTCTACACGCACCGACTCTCCTGATCCGTTCTACCGCCGCGCCCTCTGCGAACTCAAGCTCGGGGATTATGCGGCGGCTGTCCCTGATCTCCAGCATGTCGTCGGTAAGGACCCGCGCTATGACTATTACCGGGCTGCTGGGCTACTTGCCGACGCGCTTGCCAAAATAGGCCAGACTGAAGCCGCCGCTGCGATGTTTGAGCGCGTGGTGCAGACCTCCACGCTCTCCGAGACGCTCGTGAATTACGCCGAGTTCCTGAAATCACAGGGCAAGCAGGCAGAAGGGCGGGAGTGGGCTCAGCGGGTGCTCACGCGCAAGAAGACACTGCCCGGATATCTAAAACGGCGGGAGCGGCCGTGGTTCCGCAAGGCGGCTGCGCTAGCGAAGTAG
- a CDS encoding protein-L-isoaspartate(D-aspartate) O-methyltransferase, translating to MSLQLQRVLMVERQLKARGIFDERVLSAIGKVQREDFISPELREHAYEDRPLTIGCCQTISQPYIVASMLQAAELRPEDRVLELGTGSGYQTALLAEIVASVFSIERHVELADIARERLSRLGYTNVEIVVGDGTLGYPPKAPYDVILVSAAAPQIPQSLVAQLAVGGRMVLPVGSRDLQELVLIRKDKTGVRQVRLDGCAFVPLIGEEGFRE from the coding sequence ATGTCCCTCCAACTTCAGCGCGTCCTCATGGTGGAGCGTCAGCTCAAGGCACGCGGCATCTTCGACGAGCGCGTTCTCTCCGCCATCGGTAAAGTCCAGCGCGAGGATTTCATTTCCCCGGAGCTGCGCGAGCATGCGTACGAAGATCGGCCACTGACGATCGGCTGCTGCCAGACAATCTCACAGCCGTACATCGTTGCTTCCATGCTTCAGGCCGCGGAGCTGCGTCCTGAAGATCGCGTGCTGGAGTTGGGAACCGGTTCGGGATATCAGACCGCGCTTCTCGCCGAGATCGTCGCGAGCGTTTTCAGCATCGAGCGCCATGTAGAGTTGGCCGACATTGCGCGCGAGCGCCTCTCCCGTTTGGGTTACACGAACGTCGAAATCGTCGTCGGCGATGGAACGCTTGGCTATCCCCCCAAAGCGCCCTACGACGTGATTCTGGTTTCCGCCGCTGCTCCGCAGATTCCTCAGTCGCTGGTCGCCCAGCTAGCAGTAGGCGGACGGATGGTGCTACCGGTCGGAAGTCGCGATCTGCAGGAACTCGTCCTGATTCGCAAGGATAAAACAGGCGTGCGCCAAGTGCGACTCGATGGCTGCGCCTTCGTGCCGCTGATCGGAGAGGAGGGGTTCAGGGAGTAG
- a CDS encoding translocation/assembly module TamB domain-containing protein has translation MTEETPKPSRRSRWIKLGIGLVLVVAAVSLVVYLNSDSFRDRVRRRVVSELEAVTGGRVELKNFVWNFSRLQFEFDDLTIHGLEKAGEIPYAHVDHARVSVKILSVLGREIALRELYVEHPVAHLIVYPDGSTNQPNPKKGNGNGNAPQQLFSIGVDRLRVSRGVLVLNEQRLPLDLSADDVTAGMMFKAKPQPSYVGSIRAGSLLLKHPGYPQVLSQAEAGFTIRNNEAQITSLRWASGKSQLQASGTIADFRNPRVEAKYQGTLELSQLSKILGVRELRNGILELNGTARYLSSEDFFGSGKLTLKDGEYSAPDLRLGNVDASSDYSVAVDRITLTKLNGRALGGTFNGNASIAHWSKVTPKTGFSSGKVAAQTAKRQQQGTLDLDLSGISLAQGLRALLPVKSPLHQLRLASSGAGKLQMRWTGSLGDADTNVDLNAQALPTASNSELPLTGSVHATYHGRGDRIDVSGLNLAARATRISATGAIGTESQLRVSLNTSDLSEIDAVAHALSGEQQNIPAIVHGQASFNGTLTGKLISPTIAGRLQATDFDTAVISGDAKPPAQQAAATTPTIPSTMHWDSLVADVTYSPSLMSARNILMKRGTAQIAGLASVGLRDGQIEPDSRVDARFRVHDADLLELQRLVGVDYPVTGKVNGETHVSGALEDLGGIGHVQVAGGTIYGEPYRSLSADLQFQGKQVDLRNLILQQNGGRATGGGNYNLDTKAFAFNVSGNNFDLAHLSKLQTRKLSIGGRADFAASGSGTIASPTINANLSITGLILGGESAGDLHATAVTRGADLHLEAHTNMQLATANVTGDVHLRENFPAEMHLDLAKLDFDPLLRAYLPGKVTGHSSVSGKFVLRGPLKRPRELAVEADVDQFAAEVQHIQLHNEGPLRFSISNQVASVQQMHIVGAGTDITGTGKVELAGSGRVDLHANGNVNLALLQTANPSVSSSGQLTFTVNATGRLNDPNFAGNVQIANGAIAFVDLPNGLSDINGSLNFDRNRLRVQKLTARTGGGDLVLGGYVTYSNGIFFDLTATGRDVRIRYPEGVSSQATADLRLVGTAQNSVLSGDVTLTKFGLTPQFDLAAYVQRARQPTNPPAPNSLIDNVRLDVHIVSTPELRVETSMARVSGDVDIRLRGTAARPGVLGRVSIAEGDITFNSTTYHLERGDVVFANPVRIEPVVNVEASARVRDYDITLGFHGTPDKLNVTYRSEPPLPSSDIIALLAFGRTRQETEAQSQPGSASAGSENFTQSASNAILGEALNAAVSSRVQKLFGISRIKIDPNIGGTEGNPNARLTVEQQISKNVTVTYLTNLGQYAQEVLQVEYNINKNVALVAVRDYTGVLAIDLRIRQRKR, from the coding sequence GTGACTGAGGAAACCCCAAAACCGTCGCGCCGCTCGCGCTGGATAAAGCTTGGCATCGGCCTCGTGTTGGTTGTTGCCGCTGTCAGTCTAGTTGTGTACCTGAACAGCGATTCCTTCCGCGACCGAGTACGGCGCCGCGTTGTCAGCGAACTTGAGGCCGTGACGGGAGGACGCGTCGAACTCAAGAATTTTGTCTGGAACTTCTCGCGCCTTCAGTTCGAGTTCGACGACCTCACCATTCATGGCCTCGAAAAAGCCGGAGAGATCCCATACGCGCACGTGGATCATGCACGTGTGTCCGTCAAGATTCTCAGTGTGCTGGGACGCGAAATTGCCCTGCGCGAGCTTTATGTTGAGCACCCGGTAGCTCACCTGATCGTCTATCCGGACGGCAGCACGAACCAGCCAAATCCTAAAAAGGGAAACGGGAATGGGAATGCCCCTCAGCAATTATTCTCCATCGGGGTGGACCGCCTTCGTGTGAGCCGGGGTGTGCTCGTACTGAATGAGCAACGACTCCCGTTGGATCTAAGTGCGGATGACGTCACCGCCGGCATGATGTTCAAGGCTAAGCCTCAGCCGAGTTACGTGGGCAGCATTCGTGCAGGCAGTCTACTGCTCAAGCACCCTGGTTATCCTCAAGTTCTCTCCCAGGCAGAGGCAGGCTTCACTATCCGTAACAATGAAGCCCAAATCACCTCACTGCGATGGGCAAGTGGAAAGTCGCAGCTCCAAGCCTCGGGAACCATCGCCGACTTTCGCAATCCCCGCGTCGAGGCGAAATACCAAGGCACCCTGGAGCTCTCACAACTCAGCAAGATTCTCGGTGTTCGTGAGTTGCGCAATGGCATTCTCGAACTCAACGGCACTGCCCGATACCTCTCGTCAGAAGACTTCTTCGGCTCGGGCAAACTTACGCTGAAAGACGGAGAGTACTCAGCTCCAGATCTGCGCCTCGGCAATGTAGACGCGAGTTCCGATTACAGCGTGGCGGTGGATCGCATAACCCTCACAAAATTGAATGGACGAGCTCTCGGGGGCACATTTAACGGAAACGCCAGTATTGCGCACTGGTCGAAAGTTACTCCAAAGACCGGCTTCAGCTCCGGCAAGGTGGCTGCGCAAACAGCAAAGAGGCAGCAGCAGGGAACGCTGGATCTCGATCTCTCAGGAATTTCGCTGGCTCAGGGATTGCGTGCTTTGCTGCCCGTGAAGAGTCCACTGCACCAGCTTCGCCTTGCGTCAAGTGGAGCGGGTAAGCTGCAGATGCGATGGACCGGTTCGCTGGGGGATGCCGATACCAACGTGGATCTTAATGCGCAGGCACTGCCGACGGCTTCGAATTCCGAGCTTCCGCTTACCGGTTCTGTGCATGCCACTTATCATGGCCGAGGCGACCGCATCGATGTCAGCGGGCTAAATCTCGCGGCCCGCGCAACCCGTATCAGCGCGACTGGCGCGATCGGCACGGAGTCGCAGTTGAGAGTCTCTCTGAACACCTCGGACTTGTCTGAAATCGACGCCGTTGCTCATGCGCTGAGTGGAGAGCAGCAAAACATTCCGGCAATCGTCCACGGACAGGCTTCCTTTAATGGAACGCTGACGGGGAAGCTCATCTCGCCAACGATTGCAGGCCGCCTGCAGGCCACCGACTTTGACACCGCTGTGATTAGCGGAGACGCTAAGCCTCCAGCGCAGCAGGCCGCGGCGACCACTCCCACCATCCCGTCCACGATGCACTGGGATTCCCTCGTCGCGGACGTCACTTACTCACCGAGTCTTATGTCTGCGCGCAACATATTAATGAAGCGTGGAACGGCGCAGATCGCTGGATTGGCGAGTGTCGGTTTGCGGGATGGTCAGATCGAACCGGATTCGCGCGTTGATGCCCGCTTCCGTGTGCACGACGCCGATCTGCTGGAACTACAACGACTGGTTGGCGTCGACTATCCCGTAACGGGAAAGGTCAATGGGGAAACGCATGTCAGTGGCGCCTTAGAAGATCTCGGCGGCATTGGACATGTGCAGGTTGCCGGAGGCACGATCTACGGTGAGCCCTATCGATCTCTATCGGCAGACCTGCAGTTTCAGGGCAAACAAGTTGACCTGCGCAACCTGATCCTGCAGCAGAACGGTGGACGCGCAACCGGCGGAGGAAATTACAACCTCGACACAAAAGCCTTTGCGTTCAATGTCAGCGGCAACAATTTCGATCTGGCGCATCTCTCAAAACTGCAAACCAGGAAGCTTAGCATCGGCGGACGCGCCGACTTTGCGGCAAGTGGCTCCGGAACGATCGCGAGCCCGACCATAAATGCGAATCTGTCGATCACCGGTCTCATTCTCGGGGGGGAGTCTGCCGGCGACCTTCATGCTACCGCCGTAACTCGTGGAGCCGATCTCCATCTGGAAGCGCACACCAATATGCAGCTTGCCACCGCCAACGTTACGGGTGACGTGCACCTGCGCGAGAATTTCCCTGCAGAGATGCATCTCGATCTTGCCAAGCTCGATTTTGATCCGCTGCTGCGCGCCTATCTTCCGGGCAAAGTCACAGGCCACTCATCCGTCTCCGGCAAGTTCGTGTTGCGCGGACCGTTGAAGCGCCCACGCGAACTGGCGGTCGAGGCTGATGTAGATCAGTTCGCGGCAGAGGTGCAGCATATCCAACTTCACAACGAAGGCCCGCTGCGCTTCTCGATCAGCAATCAAGTCGCAAGCGTCCAGCAAATGCACATCGTTGGCGCCGGCACAGATATTACCGGAACGGGAAAAGTCGAGCTTGCAGGATCGGGCCGCGTGGATTTGCATGCGAATGGCAACGTCAATTTAGCGTTATTGCAGACTGCGAATCCGAGTGTCTCGTCGTCAGGACAGCTGACGTTCACGGTGAACGCCACCGGCAGGCTGAACGATCCAAATTTCGCCGGCAATGTGCAAATCGCAAATGGGGCAATTGCATTTGTCGATCTGCCCAATGGTTTGAGCGATATTAACGGCTCGCTCAATTTCGATCGCAATCGCTTGCGCGTTCAAAAATTGACTGCACGAACTGGTGGTGGAGACCTGGTTCTCGGCGGCTACGTAACCTACAGCAACGGCATCTTCTTCGATCTGACTGCCACCGGACGTGACGTTCGCATTCGTTATCCAGAAGGCGTGAGTTCGCAAGCGACTGCAGATCTAAGACTAGTAGGAACCGCCCAGAACTCGGTTCTCTCAGGCGACGTCACCCTCACAAAATTTGGCCTAACGCCGCAATTCGACCTCGCGGCGTACGTGCAACGGGCCAGGCAACCCACGAATCCTCCAGCTCCGAATTCCCTCATCGATAATGTGCGCCTCGATGTTCACATTGTCTCCACTCCGGAGCTGCGCGTAGAAACGTCGATGGCTCGCGTTTCCGGCGACGTAGATATTCGCCTGCGCGGAACTGCAGCGCGGCCCGGAGTTCTAGGTCGCGTGAGCATCGCAGAGGGCGATATCACCTTCAATAGCACTACCTATCACCTCGAGCGAGGCGACGTAGTTTTCGCTAACCCTGTGCGAATCGAGCCGGTGGTAAACGTCGAGGCATCTGCGCGAGTGCGTGACTATGACATTACCCTGGGCTTCCACGGCACGCCCGACAAACTCAATGTCACATATCGTTCCGAGCCGCCATTGCCTTCGTCCGATATCATCGCTCTGCTTGCCTTTGGTCGTACACGGCAGGAGACTGAGGCACAATCTCAACCCGGATCAGCTTCGGCCGGTAGCGAGAACTTCACTCAATCAGCATCAAACGCCATTTTGGGAGAGGCATTGAATGCTGCGGTAAGCAGCCGCGTGCAGAAGCTGTTTGGCATTAGCCGCATCAAAATCGATCCCAATATCGGCGGAACTGAAGGAAACCCCAACGCGCGGCTCACAGTTGAACAGCAGATATCTAAGAACGTAACCGTCACCTATCTAACGAACCTGGGCCAGTATGCGCAGGAGGTTCTGCAGGTGGAGTACAACATCAATAAAAATGTGGCGTTGGTTGCGGTCCGCGACTACACCGGCGTGCTGGCGATCGACCTGCGAATCCGGCAGAGGAAGCGGTAG
- a CDS encoding POTRA domain-containing protein: MILRSALALGFLLLWVIPCPAAQSSSKAVSLKPAQGQNEAGATPAPSQTASAFARYSGYRVRSISFKSAQRTAQSELLKSIPLQPGQILDRTNVHASLQQLFATGRFRTIAAEVTPYPDRSLDLDFVVEEKLFIGSMVVYGAPRPPTANQLVNGSKLQIGGEFDEDLVAAGIERMKRILAEDGYFAPTIRMDSSIDPQHQRIELSFVVERGQHARVGQVMVKGDPGYPDGKIRSIAKLHPGDSVAASHLSRAFTRLHKKYQKSDRLAAQVSMVDRNYHNDTNRLDYVFEINRGPIVDVRVEGAHMRRGLIKKYVPIYEEGAVDEDLLSEGRRNLRDYFQRQGYFDVKVTSTLSKKDERQLVIFDVDRNNRHTFKDLVINGNKYFPKETIRERMAIQPADALQRHGLFSSALLDRDLSVITALYQANGFQAVKTNSKVADNYQGKPGRLQVQIDIDEGPQTLVKSVTITGNTAFSHDVLLDQLSTIPGQPYSSYLLANDRDSIVSYYFDRGFPDVQIETTTNPSPDTPNRQDVAFKLTEGRQVFVDKILISGLRYTKPFVVDREFEIKEGEPMSQSLILNTQRKLYDLSIFNQVDVAPANPDGNVDKKNLMMQLEEAKRYTIDYGIGFQVQTGNVRSDCENLTANPTSTQVCNPGGATGFSPLVTLGVTRANFRGRNNTIVFRTNLGRLQQRALLSYVQPYWLNRKDLTLTFNALYDSTQNVLTFSSERLEGSVQVLQQWRRGESFLYKFTYRRVKVDEATLHINPELIPLLSRPVRVGIPSVSYVRDHRDDPIDSHKGSYYALDFGVASRVFGSQANYVRVFLENSTYHTFAENKNVGGRRWTFARSTRIGAEEPFNAGSNTIAGIVPLPEKFFTGGSNSHRGFAINQGGPRDATTGFPLGGDGLFLNNLELRSPPIALPYVGDNLSAVIFHDAGNVFTSPGDIFPSLGHWTQPHKETCDPQSTTACDFNYIAQAVGLGVRYRTPIGPVRVDFGYNLTPTYFPVRDDPVRGPYLDHTGRFNFFFSIGQTF, encoded by the coding sequence ATGATCCTGAGGAGCGCACTTGCGCTGGGTTTCCTTCTCCTTTGGGTCATTCCTTGTCCTGCCGCGCAGTCGTCTTCTAAAGCTGTAAGCCTCAAGCCGGCTCAGGGCCAGAATGAAGCCGGGGCCACACCTGCCCCCAGTCAGACAGCCAGCGCTTTCGCGCGCTATTCCGGATACCGGGTGCGCAGCATCAGTTTCAAGAGCGCGCAACGCACGGCTCAGAGCGAACTGCTCAAGTCGATCCCCTTACAGCCGGGTCAAATTCTTGACAGAACCAATGTGCATGCCAGCTTGCAGCAATTGTTCGCCACGGGCCGATTCCGAACTATCGCAGCCGAGGTCACGCCGTATCCTGACCGCTCTCTCGATTTGGATTTCGTAGTCGAAGAAAAGCTGTTCATCGGCAGCATGGTCGTGTATGGAGCTCCACGACCTCCCACAGCTAACCAGTTAGTGAATGGCAGCAAGCTGCAGATCGGGGGAGAGTTCGACGAAGACCTTGTAGCTGCGGGTATCGAGCGCATGAAGCGGATACTGGCCGAAGATGGCTACTTTGCGCCCACCATCCGCATGGATTCTTCGATTGATCCGCAGCATCAGCGCATCGAACTCAGCTTTGTTGTGGAGCGCGGCCAGCATGCTCGGGTTGGACAGGTGATGGTGAAAGGAGACCCCGGTTATCCTGACGGCAAGATTCGCAGCATCGCGAAGCTTCATCCCGGCGATTCGGTTGCCGCCTCACATTTGAGCCGGGCCTTTACACGCCTTCACAAAAAGTATCAAAAAAGCGATCGCCTAGCGGCGCAGGTGTCGATGGTCGATCGTAACTATCACAACGACACCAATCGGTTGGACTATGTGTTTGAGATCAACCGCGGTCCGATCGTCGATGTTCGCGTAGAGGGAGCGCACATGCGTCGCGGGCTTATCAAGAAATATGTGCCGATCTACGAAGAAGGCGCCGTCGACGAAGACCTGCTTAGTGAAGGCCGGCGAAACTTGCGCGACTACTTTCAGAGGCAGGGATACTTCGATGTAAAAGTAACCTCGACTCTGTCGAAGAAGGACGAGCGCCAACTTGTGATCTTTGATGTCGACAGGAACAACCGTCATACGTTTAAAGACTTAGTTATTAATGGCAACAAGTACTTCCCGAAAGAGACGATTCGGGAGCGGATGGCGATCCAGCCCGCCGATGCTCTCCAGCGGCATGGCCTGTTCAGTTCGGCGCTGCTCGATCGCGATCTCTCCGTAATTACCGCGCTGTATCAGGCCAACGGATTTCAGGCAGTGAAGACGAATTCCAAGGTGGCGGATAACTACCAGGGAAAGCCCGGGCGTCTGCAAGTGCAGATCGACATCGATGAAGGCCCGCAGACGCTGGTGAAGTCTGTGACCATAACGGGGAATACGGCCTTCTCTCACGACGTCTTGCTTGACCAGCTCAGTACCATTCCGGGACAGCCATATTCCAGTTACTTGCTCGCTAACGATCGCGATTCCATCGTGAGCTACTACTTCGATCGCGGTTTTCCCGATGTGCAGATAGAGACCACCACGAATCCTTCGCCCGATACGCCCAATCGACAGGACGTAGCTTTCAAGCTCACCGAGGGCCGCCAGGTGTTCGTCGACAAAATCCTGATCTCAGGTCTGAGATATACAAAGCCCTTTGTCGTGGATCGTGAGTTTGAGATCAAGGAAGGCGAACCCATGAGCCAGTCGCTAATCCTGAATACCCAGCGAAAGCTCTACGACTTGAGCATCTTCAATCAGGTCGATGTCGCGCCGGCGAATCCCGATGGCAATGTGGACAAAAAGAATCTCATGATGCAGCTGGAAGAGGCCAAGCGCTACACCATCGATTACGGTATTGGATTCCAGGTGCAGACGGGCAACGTGCGCAGCGACTGCGAGAATCTCACTGCGAATCCAACTTCAACCCAGGTGTGCAATCCCGGAGGCGCAACAGGATTCAGTCCGCTTGTTACTCTTGGCGTAACCCGCGCCAACTTTCGTGGACGAAATAACACCATCGTTTTTCGCACCAATCTTGGCCGCCTGCAGCAGCGCGCACTCCTCAGTTATGTTCAGCCGTACTGGCTGAATCGCAAGGATTTAACCCTGACGTTCAATGCCCTGTACGACAGCACTCAGAACGTGCTCACCTTCAGCTCAGAGCGGCTCGAAGGTTCCGTCCAAGTGTTGCAGCAGTGGCGCAGAGGTGAAAGTTTTCTCTATAAATTCACCTATCGCCGGGTGAAGGTGGATGAGGCAACGCTGCATATTAATCCCGAATTGATACCATTGCTTTCTCGTCCGGTGCGCGTAGGCATCCCCAGCGTCAGCTATGTTCGTGACCATCGCGACGATCCGATCGATTCCCATAAGGGGAGCTACTACGCACTCGATTTCGGCGTCGCTTCGAGAGTCTTTGGATCTCAGGCAAACTATGTCCGCGTGTTTCTGGAGAATTCGACTTATCACACGTTCGCCGAGAACAAGAACGTCGGCGGGCGGAGGTGGACTTTTGCCCGTTCCACTCGCATCGGAGCGGAAGAACCTTTCAATGCAGGAAGCAACACGATCGCGGGAATCGTGCCTTTGCCGGAGAAATTCTTTACCGGTGGCAGCAATTCACATCGCGGATTTGCCATCAATCAAGGTGGGCCGCGCGACGCCACGACAGGATTCCCCTTGGGTGGCGATGGGCTATTCCTTAACAATCTTGAACTTCGCAGCCCACCGATCGCTCTCCCCTACGTAGGCGACAATCTGAGCGCGGTCATCTTCCATGATGCTGGCAACGTCTTCACTTCGCCGGGGGACATCTTCCCCAGTCTTGGCCACTGGACGCAGCCGCACAAAGAGACCTGCGACCCACAATCGACAACGGCCTGCGACTTTAACTACATCGCGCAGGCAGTAGGACTAGGAGTGCGCTATCGCACCCCGATCGGGCCGGTACGGGTAGACTTTGGATACAACCTGACCCCCACGTATTTTCCGGTGAGAGACGATCCTGTGCGTGGACCGTATCTTGATCACACAGGAAGGTTCAACTTCTTCTTCAGCATAGGTCAAACGTTCTGA
- a CDS encoding ThiF family adenylyltransferase, whose amino-acid sequence MTPKIEPSPFQDRYSRQALFAPIGPEGQKRIRQSKVALVGCGAIGASTCTLLARAGVGTLRIIDRDYVEPSNLQRQVLFDEEDARQSFPKAEAAARKIAGINSEVAVEPHVKDLTPQTIHLLEQADLILDCTDNFETRYLINDFAVKNGVPWIYAAAVGSYAVTMNVVHGETACLACMFPKPPSGTFATCETAGILNSAANLVASLQVTEALKLMVGAREALRRSLLSLDLWSNERSEISAAQPRPDCSVCAERKFEYLEGKARPQITLCGRNSVQIHERERPVDFNEMSSRLSPHGQVRYNEMVLKFWRETYEMTLFRDGRAIIKGTTDPMVARSLYAKFVGT is encoded by the coding sequence ATGACCCCCAAAATCGAGCCCTCCCCCTTTCAAGACCGCTACTCCCGGCAGGCCCTGTTTGCGCCCATCGGCCCTGAGGGGCAAAAACGCATTCGGCAGTCGAAAGTCGCGTTGGTAGGATGCGGTGCCATTGGAGCCTCGACATGCACCCTGCTGGCACGAGCGGGCGTCGGCACCCTGCGAATCATCGATCGGGACTACGTCGAACCCAGTAACCTTCAGCGCCAAGTGCTCTTTGACGAAGAGGACGCGCGCCAGAGTTTCCCCAAGGCCGAAGCCGCCGCGCGCAAGATCGCAGGGATCAACTCCGAGGTTGCAGTCGAACCTCATGTAAAGGATCTGACACCGCAGACCATTCACCTGCTGGAACAGGCCGACTTGATCCTTGACTGCACCGACAACTTTGAGACCCGCTACTTGATCAACGATTTCGCGGTGAAGAATGGGGTCCCCTGGATCTATGCCGCTGCCGTGGGCTCCTACGCCGTCACGATGAATGTGGTTCACGGAGAGACCGCGTGCCTCGCCTGCATGTTTCCCAAGCCGCCGAGCGGCACGTTCGCAACTTGCGAAACCGCCGGCATATTGAACAGCGCAGCCAATCTCGTGGCATCGCTTCAGGTCACCGAAGCGCTGAAGTTGATGGTCGGTGCGCGGGAAGCATTGCGCCGCTCATTGCTTTCCCTTGATCTTTGGAGCAACGAGCGCTCCGAGATCTCCGCGGCCCAACCGCGTCCCGATTGCAGCGTTTGTGCCGAGCGCAAGTTCGAGTACCTGGAAGGCAAGGCCCGGCCGCAGATCACGTTGTGCGGGCGTAACTCGGTACAGATCCACGAACGCGAACGTCCGGTGGATTTCAACGAGATGAGTTCGCGTCTCTCGCCCCACGGTCAAGTTCGTTACAACGAAATGGTTCTGAAGTTCTGGAGAGAGACCTACGAAATGACCCTGTTCCGAGACGGCCGAGCGATCATCAAGGGCACTACTGATCCGATGGTGGCGAGAAGTCTGTATGCGAAGTTTGTGGGAACGTGA
- a CDS encoding UbiA-like polyprenyltransferase, which translates to MSTLHNVRVSLEMIKWEHSVFALPFALCGAMLAARGWPSPWQLLWIVVAMVSARSAAMAFNRYADAEIDAANPRTRSRAVPAGILSKQFVAVFVIAASAIFILAAAMLNRLTLLLSPAALGVIFLYSYTKRFTRWSHLVLGFGLGVAPAAAWIAVRGSLDPRILLLTGVVTFWVAGFDVLYACQDYEFDSSVGLHSLPRHYGISGGLLIARLMHVLMLLLLVAVVAAFGLGRVAISGVIVVALLLAYEHSLVSSRDLSKLNAAFFTMNGVIAVVLFIFVAADLLVRHS; encoded by the coding sequence ATGTCCACCCTCCACAACGTCCGCGTCTCGCTGGAGATGATCAAGTGGGAGCATTCGGTGTTTGCGCTTCCCTTCGCGCTTTGCGGAGCGATGCTTGCCGCGCGTGGATGGCCCTCGCCTTGGCAGTTATTGTGGATCGTAGTTGCCATGGTGAGTGCACGCTCAGCAGCGATGGCTTTCAATCGTTACGCTGACGCTGAGATCGACGCAGCCAACCCTCGCACTCGGTCGCGCGCGGTACCTGCGGGAATCCTGAGTAAGCAATTCGTGGCTGTTTTCGTGATTGCCGCCAGCGCGATTTTCATTTTGGCCGCGGCGATGCTCAATCGGCTGACGCTCCTGCTTTCGCCGGCCGCGCTGGGAGTCATCTTTTTGTATTCCTACACGAAGCGCTTCACGCGCTGGTCGCACTTGGTGCTCGGATTCGGGCTCGGCGTGGCTCCTGCGGCTGCATGGATTGCCGTTCGTGGTTCGCTTGATCCCCGAATTCTGCTGCTAACGGGAGTCGTCACTTTTTGGGTGGCCGGCTTCGATGTTCTCTACGCCTGCCAGGACTATGAATTCGACAGCAGCGTGGGGCTGCACTCGCTTCCGCGGCACTATGGAATTTCGGGAGGACTGTTGATCGCGCGGCTGATGCACGTCCTGATGCTGCTCTTGCTCGTAGCAGTCGTAGCCGCTTTTGGACTGGGCAGAGTTGCCATTAGCGGGGTAATTGTGGTGGCGCTGCTGCTTGCATATGAGCACTCGCTCGTCTCTTCCCGCGATCTATCAAAGTTGAATGCCGCGTTTTTCACGATGAACGGCGTGATTGCTGTGGTCCTGTTCATATTTGTTGCCGCTGACTTACTCGTGCGCCACTCCTGA